One Vibrio neonatus genomic window carries:
- the lysA gene encoding diaminopimelate decarboxylase has translation MDYFNYKEDGQLWAEGVSLTQVAEQFGTPTYVYSRATLERHWKAFDQSVGEFPHLVCYAVKANSNLGVLNALARLGSGFDIVSLGELERVVAAGGDPSKVVFSGVGKTAQEIKRALELKIKCFNVESEPELERINQVAGECGAIAPVSLRINPNVDAKTHPYISTGLRDNKFGIAFEQAPRVYQVAQKMPNLNVVGIDCHIGSQLTDIDPFIDAVDRLLGLIDNLKAQGVNIKHLDVGGGLGVVYRDEMPPQPSDYAKALLARLHNHPDIELIFEPGRAIAANAGVLLTKVEFLKHTEHKNFAIIDAAMNDLMRPALYQAWQDIVPLRPRQGEAITYDLVGPVCETGDFLGKDRNLVLEQNDLLAVRSAGAYGFTMSSNYNSRPRVAEVMVDGESMHLVRQRESVESLWQLESTLPE, from the coding sequence TTGGATTATTTTAACTACAAGGAAGATGGTCAGCTATGGGCTGAAGGTGTCTCCCTCACTCAAGTCGCAGAGCAATTTGGTACTCCAACCTACGTGTATTCTCGCGCTACTTTAGAACGCCACTGGAAAGCATTTGATCAATCAGTGGGCGAATTCCCTCATTTAGTGTGTTACGCAGTAAAAGCGAACTCTAATCTGGGTGTGCTAAATGCGTTGGCTCGCTTAGGTTCTGGTTTTGATATTGTTTCTCTTGGTGAGTTAGAACGTGTGGTTGCCGCAGGCGGCGATCCATCAAAAGTGGTTTTTTCTGGGGTAGGGAAAACAGCGCAAGAGATTAAACGAGCATTAGAGCTAAAAATTAAATGCTTTAATGTTGAGTCTGAACCTGAATTAGAACGAATCAATCAGGTGGCAGGAGAGTGTGGCGCAATCGCCCCTGTTTCTTTGCGTATTAACCCAAATGTGGATGCTAAAACTCACCCATATATCTCAACAGGCTTGCGTGACAACAAGTTTGGTATTGCATTTGAGCAAGCGCCACGCGTCTATCAAGTCGCGCAAAAAATGCCGAACCTAAATGTTGTTGGTATTGATTGTCACATTGGCTCTCAGTTAACCGACATTGACCCATTTATCGATGCCGTTGACCGGCTATTAGGTCTAATTGATAACCTAAAAGCGCAAGGCGTTAATATTAAGCACCTTGATGTGGGTGGCGGTCTAGGGGTGGTTTATCGTGACGAAATGCCGCCACAACCTTCCGATTATGCGAAAGCTTTGCTGGCACGTTTGCACAACCATCCTGATATTGAATTGATATTTGAACCGGGTCGAGCTATTGCTGCTAACGCTGGTGTATTGCTGACCAAAGTTGAGTTCCTTAAACATACGGAACACAAAAACTTTGCCATTATCGATGCGGCAATGAACGATCTGATGCGCCCTGCGTTATACCAAGCATGGCAAGATATTGTTCCTTTACGTCCACGCCAAGGTGAAGCGATTACTTATGATTTAGTGGGTCCTGTGTGCGAAACCGGTGACTTCTTAGGTAAAGATCGTAACTTGGTTCTTGAGCAAAATGATCTGTTGGCTGTGCGTTCAGCAGGTGCTTACGGCTTTACTATGTCTTCTAACTATAACTCTCGCCCACGCGTGGCTGAAGTTATGGTCGACGGAGAAAGTATGCATCTTGTTCGCCAACGTGAAAGCGTTGAAAGTTTATGGCAACTAGAAAGCACACTACCGGAGTAA
- a CDS encoding tRNA-uridine aminocarboxypropyltransferase, giving the protein MACAVCGFKHHCLCEQFPSFEHPMQVALLCHPNELKRATNTGKLLLNALPNAQQFLWSRTNPASELLDLIASHPNPVLLFPSEHSQALEAYSTQQNASPSLAPRLYIVLDATWQEAKKMWRQSPWLQALPQYHLQPSSHSNYSLRRNQSDGNLCTCEVGIELMRLEGLESQAEQLTEFLDYYLQVFQADRSGHSL; this is encoded by the coding sequence ATGGCTTGTGCTGTTTGTGGCTTCAAGCACCACTGTTTGTGCGAGCAGTTTCCCTCATTTGAACACCCAATGCAGGTGGCATTGCTATGCCACCCAAATGAGCTAAAACGAGCAACGAATACCGGTAAGCTATTGTTAAATGCCCTGCCCAATGCCCAGCAATTTCTCTGGAGCCGAACCAATCCCGCTTCAGAGTTACTCGATCTCATTGCCAGTCACCCTAACCCTGTGCTGTTATTTCCTAGTGAGCATAGTCAGGCACTTGAAGCGTATAGCACTCAGCAAAACGCATCACCGTCATTAGCACCTCGCCTGTACATTGTGCTGGATGCAACTTGGCAAGAAGCGAAGAAGATGTGGCGACAAAGCCCTTGGTTACAAGCGTTGCCGCAATACCATTTACAACCATCTAGTCACTCAAACTACAGCCTGCGAAGAAACCAAAGTGACGGTAATCTGTGTACTTGTGAGGTGGGGATAGAGCTAATGCGTTTAGAAGGGCTAGAGAGTCAAGCCGAACAACTGACCGAGTTTTTAGACTATTATCTGCAAGTATTCCAAGCTGATCGCAGTGGTCATTCTCTTTAA
- a CDS encoding HAD-IA family hydrolase, translated as MRFYRSLNTVRAMTFDLDDTLYDNHPVIKRLERDLRLWLVDSFPLLSGFDEQDWKRFKQQALRSSERCRHDVTVARETQLGFAFAAIGITGTSQAEAIEQTMQQVTLLRNRVDIPEQTFRTLEVLAQRLPLVAITNGNVDVQRIGLQDYFCATFKAGPDGAAKPNADMFVKASKVLNTPAHSILHIGDHLQTDVMGAKAAGFQAAWFNDSAMGIKLQSKATVMPDVEINHIEQLLHFI; from the coding sequence ATGCGTTTTTATCGAAGCTTAAATACAGTGCGGGCAATGACTTTCGACCTTGATGATACTTTGTATGACAATCATCCGGTGATTAAGCGATTAGAGCGAGATTTACGACTTTGGCTGGTGGACTCTTTTCCACTGTTATCGGGTTTTGATGAACAAGATTGGAAAAGGTTTAAGCAACAAGCATTGCGCAGTAGTGAGCGCTGTCGACATGATGTGACCGTGGCAAGAGAGACTCAGCTAGGGTTTGCTTTTGCTGCCATTGGAATCACAGGCACAAGCCAAGCAGAGGCCATTGAGCAGACCATGCAACAAGTGACTCTGTTGCGAAATAGGGTCGATATTCCAGAGCAAACCTTCCGCACGCTAGAAGTGCTCGCACAAAGATTACCATTGGTTGCGATTACCAACGGCAATGTTGATGTGCAGCGTATTGGTTTACAGGATTACTTCTGCGCCACTTTTAAAGCCGGCCCTGATGGCGCGGCGAAACCTAACGCCGATATGTTTGTGAAAGCATCTAAGGTGTTAAATACACCTGCTCACTCCATATTACATATTGGGGATCACCTGCAGACAGATGTTATGGGCGCAAAAGCTGCCGGTTTTCAAGCGGCTTGGTTTAATGATTCTGCTATGGGCATCAAGCTACAATCAAAAGCAACCGTCATGCCCGATGTTGAGATTAATCACATCGAGCAATTACTGCATTTTATTTAG
- a CDS encoding class I adenylate cyclase, with the protein MQADIRTLITRLDALNEQRKNRALGMMDAQGQHVFSLIPLLLHYNNPALPAYTSGDVPQGIFDFSPNADQKEFLDTSIRACGEEVSEPEDRQILALYTMGSTSSIGQSLTSDLDIWVCISPQMSAQKRSVLANKCLSVTEWAQQQGVEANFFLMDDQRFKVSNKSEAMTGENCGSSQHMLLLDEFYRSAMRMAGQRLLWSIVPPEIDEDYDLYVAQLCLSGELDCSQWLDFGQLNKIPAEEYFGSSLWQLFKSIDSPYKSVLKAILLEAYSWEYPQTQLLSIETKRRFFNEDPDLYSADTYYGMLEKVTGYLKKIGDQTRLDLVRRCFYLKTHEKLSQEPKLGSVPWRREIMQQMTSDWGWSKHDIQELDTRRHWKVERVKVVHHNLLDALMESYRNLIQFARRNDITSVISPQDISILARKLYAAFEVLPGKVTLLSQQISPDLHEPDLSFIQVEEGRSNPQGWYLYKQPLKAERIIGQSPIEHHTSLSKLVAWAFFNGLITESTRLHSVVRSADIDIDKLYQMVSDLRNTFSLRKRRPTMEALASPCEISQLVMFINLEDDPTAKLSSRQAKKDSRNVNLFSCGKDSTSMIGSVDLVYRNSWHEVRTLHFRGETSILDALKTILGKMHQDALHPESVDVFSYSKNFRGLMRNTVYQLLAECIELRLKPVEQEKRRRFKAIGVGSKMYGLFFERRGVSIQTLENSVDFYQSISTNKLTGSPLEKLNKENDFSLPDIIDSFASEGLIQFFFEDTEGGFNIYVLDESNASEAYHRYGLDKNEVVGEINNFYTNDLNVEGEKANFNLPQYYQIIHQHDKESFIVPYRSDSEFRSTPSAVVGAC; encoded by the coding sequence TTGCAGGCAGACATTCGTACATTAATCACTAGACTCGATGCGCTGAACGAACAGCGTAAAAACCGTGCTCTAGGTATGATGGATGCTCAGGGCCAACATGTATTCTCTCTCATCCCACTATTGCTGCATTATAACAACCCAGCACTTCCTGCTTATACTTCTGGCGACGTACCTCAAGGCATTTTCGATTTCTCGCCGAATGCCGATCAAAAAGAGTTCCTTGATACTTCTATTCGCGCTTGTGGCGAAGAAGTGTCTGAACCAGAAGATAGACAAATCCTTGCTCTTTATACTATGGGTAGTACCTCTTCCATTGGGCAGAGCTTAACCAGTGACTTGGATATTTGGGTTTGTATTTCTCCGCAGATGTCGGCTCAAAAACGCAGCGTATTAGCAAATAAATGTTTAAGCGTTACTGAGTGGGCGCAGCAGCAAGGCGTTGAAGCTAACTTCTTCCTAATGGATGATCAGCGCTTCAAAGTGTCAAACAAAAGTGAAGCCATGACTGGCGAGAACTGCGGTTCTTCTCAGCACATGTTATTACTTGATGAATTTTATCGTTCGGCCATGCGTATGGCGGGACAACGTTTATTGTGGAGTATCGTTCCTCCCGAAATAGACGAAGACTACGACCTGTATGTGGCGCAGTTGTGCCTAAGTGGTGAGCTTGATTGTTCGCAGTGGCTTGATTTTGGTCAACTGAACAAGATCCCAGCGGAAGAGTATTTTGGCTCTAGTCTTTGGCAGCTATTCAAAAGTATCGATTCACCTTATAAGTCCGTATTAAAAGCGATTTTACTTGAGGCTTACTCGTGGGAATACCCACAGACACAGCTATTGAGCATTGAAACCAAACGTCGATTTTTTAACGAAGATCCAGACCTTTATAGCGCTGATACCTACTACGGTATGCTAGAAAAAGTAACTGGATATCTAAAGAAAATCGGTGATCAAACACGTCTAGATCTCGTGCGTCGCTGTTTCTATTTGAAAACACACGAGAAGCTATCACAAGAACCTAAATTGGGCTCAGTGCCTTGGCGCCGTGAAATTATGCAGCAGATGACCTCTGATTGGGGTTGGAGCAAGCATGATATCCAAGAGCTTGATACTCGCAGACACTGGAAAGTAGAACGCGTTAAGGTTGTGCATCACAACCTGCTTGATGCCTTGATGGAAAGCTACCGCAACTTAATCCAGTTTGCGCGTCGCAATGACATCACCTCGGTGATTAGCCCGCAAGATATCTCTATTTTAGCGCGTAAACTGTATGCCGCTTTTGAAGTGTTGCCTGGCAAGGTGACGCTATTAAGCCAACAAATATCCCCTGATCTACATGAACCAGATCTGAGCTTTATTCAGGTGGAAGAAGGGCGCAGTAATCCGCAAGGTTGGTATTTATACAAACAGCCATTAAAAGCGGAACGCATCATTGGTCAATCACCGATTGAGCATCACACCTCATTAAGTAAGCTGGTTGCTTGGGCGTTTTTCAACGGCCTAATCACTGAGTCGACGCGTTTGCACTCTGTAGTGCGTAGTGCTGATATCGATATCGACAAGCTTTATCAAATGGTGAGTGACCTAAGAAATACCTTCTCGTTGCGTAAACGACGTCCAACCATGGAAGCTTTGGCCAGTCCTTGTGAGATCAGCCAGTTGGTGATGTTTATCAACTTGGAAGACGATCCCACGGCCAAACTTAGCTCACGCCAAGCTAAAAAAGACAGCCGTAACGTCAACTTGTTTTCGTGTGGTAAAGACAGCACTAGCATGATTGGCAGTGTTGATTTGGTTTATCGTAACTCTTGGCATGAAGTGCGTACTTTGCATTTCCGCGGAGAGACCAGTATTTTGGATGCGTTAAAAACCATTTTGGGCAAAATGCACCAAGATGCGTTGCATCCCGAATCTGTAGATGTATTCAGCTATAGCAAAAACTTCCGTGGATTGATGCGCAATACCGTTTATCAGCTATTAGCTGAGTGTATTGAGCTTCGTTTAAAACCCGTTGAGCAAGAGAAACGTCGTCGTTTCAAAGCTATCGGTGTGGGAAGCAAAATGTATGGTTTGTTCTTTGAGCGTCGCGGCGTATCAATACAAACTTTAGAAAACTCTGTAGATTTCTATCAGAGCATTTCCACCAATAAACTGACGGGTTCACCGCTGGAAAAACTGAATAAAGAGAATGATTTCTCTTTGCCAGATATTATTGATAGTTTTGCCAGTGAAGGTCTAATTCAGTTCTTCTTTGAAGATACCGAAGGTGGCTTTAACATCTATGTACTGGATGAAAGCAATGCTTCTGAGGCCTATCATAGGTACGGTTTGGATAAGAATGAAGTGGTTGGCGAAATCAATAACTTCTATACCAACGATTTAAATGTTGAGGGAGAAAAGGCTAACTTTAACCTTCCGCAGTATTATCAAATTATCCATCAGCACGATAAAGAGAGCTTTATCGTGCCGTATCGCAGTGATAGTGAGTTCCGCTCAACACCTTCCGCTGTGGTCGGTGCCTGTTAA
- the lptM gene encoding LPS translocon maturation chaperone LptM — protein MKKIISLLCLGSTLFLAGCGQTGPLYMPQDAGQDTPEQPAQ, from the coding sequence ATGAAAAAAATTATCTCGCTATTGTGTTTAGGTTCGACATTGTTTTTAGCCGGTTGTGGTCAAACTGGCCCTCTATATATGCCGCAAGATGCTGGGCAGGATACGCCTGAGCAGCCAGCACAGTAG
- a CDS encoding COG3650 family protein encodes MKKCTLLSVISSMVLLGCSSTEPPQSSASTTESNVLSTQPLIPDTEAPARVLLRGEIMVGHESRTIHPCNSNATYWLELPTQVRTAVESMTTKPNQAMYAEVFGYFEPATSGFAQQFGSKFVVTEFNVISTENSNRCQQAPREARAFGNEPSWSADVSEGAIELSQLGKETLHLPVVNLEQSLSESRYSLTQGQLVIRPQMCRDTMSDSIYGWTAQLQVADRSFSGCYNDSSYPSDQVAGTYSQSIDNSTLLTLTLSTDHRAESRYSYNDGSQDVVEQGHWQTLNSDLIQVTSVTYQGQQIIAVREFELKGDTLSTQYETINGATYPLTNDGLNLKKAQ; translated from the coding sequence ATGAAAAAATGCACACTACTTTCTGTTATTAGTTCTATGGTTTTGCTCGGTTGTAGTAGCACCGAGCCACCACAATCCTCAGCGAGCACAACCGAAAGTAATGTGCTGTCCACACAACCTCTGATACCTGACACGGAAGCCCCAGCGCGCGTGCTTCTGCGTGGTGAGATTATGGTTGGACATGAATCACGCACCATACATCCCTGCAATAGCAACGCAACCTACTGGCTAGAACTGCCTACGCAGGTTCGCACTGCCGTAGAATCCATGACCACCAAACCAAATCAGGCGATGTATGCTGAGGTGTTCGGTTATTTTGAGCCTGCCACCAGCGGTTTTGCACAGCAGTTTGGTAGTAAGTTTGTGGTCACTGAATTTAACGTTATCAGCACCGAAAACAGCAATCGCTGCCAACAAGCCCCTAGAGAGGCAAGAGCTTTTGGTAATGAGCCATCATGGTCGGCCGATGTGTCAGAGGGCGCTATCGAGCTATCTCAGTTAGGTAAAGAGACTCTGCATTTACCTGTGGTGAATCTAGAACAAAGCCTCAGTGAATCACGCTACAGCCTTACCCAAGGACAACTCGTTATTCGCCCACAAATGTGCCGCGATACGATGAGCGATTCTATTTACGGATGGACAGCACAACTGCAAGTTGCCGATCGCAGCTTTAGTGGCTGTTATAACGACTCTAGCTACCCTAGCGATCAAGTTGCTGGCACTTATAGCCAGTCTATCGACAACAGCACTTTGCTCACCCTAACCCTATCCACTGATCATCGAGCTGAAAGCCGTTATTCTTATAACGATGGAAGCCAAGATGTGGTTGAACAAGGTCACTGGCAGACATTAAACAGCGATTTAATCCAAGTAACTTCTGTTACCTATCAAGGACAACAGATCATTGCCGTACGCGAATTTGAGCTCAAAGGGGATACCTTATCTACCCAATATGAAACCATCAATGGCGCAACTTACCCATTAACCAATGATGGTTTAAACCTGAAAAAGGCTCAGTAA
- the cyaY gene encoding iron donor protein CyaY, producing the protein MKDSEFHQLADEQLQNIEQAIEESGADIDFETSGNVMTLEFEDRTQIIINKQEPMREIWLASKSGGYHFSLQDGAWVCSKTGAELLTVVKAECEKQADEEIEW; encoded by the coding sequence ATGAAGGACAGTGAGTTTCACCAATTAGCGGATGAACAACTACAAAATATTGAGCAAGCGATTGAAGAATCTGGGGCCGATATTGACTTTGAGACGTCTGGTAACGTCATGACTTTGGAATTTGAAGATAGAACGCAGATCATCATCAACAAGCAAGAACCCATGCGTGAGATCTGGCTTGCCTCTAAATCAGGGGGATATCATTTCTCTTTGCAAGACGGAGCTTGGGTATGCTCTAAGACAGGCGCAGAGCTATTAACAGTAGTAAAAGCGGAATGTGAGAAACAAGCAGACGAAGAGATAGAGTGGTAA
- a CDS encoding DUF484 family protein: MDSTAKELFTAIDIEQYLLDNPDFFVGREHLIDSLSVPHHREGAVSLFELKLGRQREQIQALEKQKNELMTLASRNDRIFRHFMQLEKRILLAKSGEQVISALEKKAQQLELTVVVGVVGHVSSQLQLNQQDWAKFKTQNLAERGAYLGRLKRSDRELIFTQGTPVSELGSYAVLSFDHPNLEGFLCFCSEDGGRYQPSQDTLYLSHLAMVVAQQLKNLQWQKVQTLHVPPHS; the protein is encoded by the coding sequence TTGGATTCAACAGCCAAAGAACTGTTTACTGCTATAGATATAGAGCAGTACTTATTAGATAACCCTGACTTTTTTGTGGGTCGAGAGCACCTTATTGATTCGTTAAGTGTGCCGCATCATCGAGAGGGTGCGGTCTCTTTGTTTGAGTTGAAACTTGGCCGTCAGCGTGAACAAATTCAGGCATTAGAAAAACAAAAAAATGAGCTAATGACGTTGGCCAGTCGCAATGACCGTATCTTTCGTCATTTTATGCAGTTAGAAAAACGCATTTTATTGGCCAAGTCTGGCGAACAAGTGATCAGTGCTTTAGAAAAAAAAGCACAACAGCTTGAGCTTACCGTGGTGGTAGGTGTGGTCGGGCACGTCAGTTCGCAACTGCAATTAAACCAACAAGACTGGGCAAAATTTAAAACGCAGAATTTGGCGGAGCGAGGGGCTTATCTTGGTCGCCTGAAGCGCAGTGACCGTGAGTTAATATTTACTCAAGGTACACCAGTTTCAGAGTTAGGGTCGTATGCGGTTCTTTCTTTTGATCATCCAAATCTCGAAGGCTTTTTGTGTTTTTGTAGCGAAGATGGCGGACGCTATCAGCCAAGCCAAGATACATTATATTTAAGCCACCTAGCGATGGTTGTTGCTCAGCAACTTAAAAATTTACAATGGCAGAAGGTTCAAACGCTGCATGTCCCACCACATTCCTAA
- the dapF gene encoding diaminopimelate epimerase: MHFHFSKMHGLGNDFMVVDCITQNIFFSPELIRRLADRNTGVGFDQLLVVEAPYDPETDFHYRIFNADGSEVEQCGNGARCFARFVSMKGLTNKYSIRVSTKKGKMLLKLADDEQVRVNMGVPELEPSKIPFKAKQKEKTYILRVGQHTLFCGSVSMGNPHVVTVVDDVATAKVEEIGPLLESHERFPERVNVGFMQIVDRNKIALRVYERGAGETQACGSGACAAVAVGILQGALNEHVEVSLTGGKLKIEWAGPGQPLFMTGSATHVFDGQISC, from the coding sequence ATGCATTTCCATTTTTCTAAAATGCACGGACTAGGCAACGACTTTATGGTTGTTGACTGTATCACTCAGAATATTTTTTTCTCGCCTGAGTTGATACGTCGTCTTGCTGATCGCAATACAGGAGTTGGTTTTGACCAGCTCTTAGTTGTAGAAGCGCCTTATGATCCAGAAACAGACTTTCACTACCGAATCTTCAATGCTGATGGTTCAGAAGTAGAGCAGTGTGGCAATGGAGCGCGCTGTTTTGCTCGCTTTGTTTCCATGAAAGGCTTAACCAACAAGTACAGCATCCGCGTCAGTACTAAAAAAGGGAAAATGCTGCTTAAATTGGCCGATGATGAGCAAGTCCGAGTCAACATGGGTGTGCCTGAATTAGAGCCAAGTAAGATTCCTTTTAAGGCTAAGCAAAAAGAGAAAACGTACATATTAAGAGTCGGTCAGCATACCTTGTTCTGCGGCTCGGTAAGTATGGGCAACCCGCATGTTGTGACTGTAGTTGATGATGTCGCAACGGCCAAAGTAGAAGAGATTGGCCCGTTACTGGAATCGCATGAGCGCTTTCCTGAGCGAGTCAATGTAGGCTTTATGCAAATTGTCGATCGCAACAAAATTGCTCTTCGAGTTTACGAACGTGGCGCAGGCGAAACTCAAGCTTGTGGTAGCGGTGCCTGTGCTGCGGTTGCGGTTGGTATCCTGCAAGGCGCTTTGAATGAGCACGTTGAAGTGAGCTTAACTGGCGGAAAACTAAAAATTGAATGGGCAGGGCCAGGACAGCCATTGTTCATGACTGGTAGCGCTACGCATGTCTTTGATGGACAGATTAGCTGTTAA
- a CDS encoding Cof-type HAD-IIB family hydrolase, translating into MTLNNSAFENITIVASDLDGTLLAPDHQLSDVTKQTLKQLHEQGYTFIFATGRHHIDVAYIRENSGIPAYMITSNGARVHDINNNLMYSQNVNSELVQPVIDIIRQDPDIIIHIYQDDQWWVNQTDEHLLSFSKSSGFAFRLFDDKDAPKNDIAKVFFTHESHEHLSAFEDKLNQEFGNELNVAFSTPWCLEVMQGDVSKGLALQAVAESLGKDLSNCIAFGDGMNDAEMLAMAGMGKVMQTAHPKVKAALPNNEVIGSNEDDAVAHYLLEHLLR; encoded by the coding sequence ATAACCTTGAATAACTCTGCATTTGAAAATATTACTATTGTTGCCTCTGATTTAGATGGCACACTTTTAGCTCCTGACCACCAGCTCTCTGACGTGACCAAACAGACTTTAAAGCAGCTGCATGAGCAAGGTTATACTTTTATTTTCGCTACCGGCCGTCACCATATTGACGTTGCCTATATCCGCGAAAACTCTGGTATTCCCGCTTATATGATCACCTCTAATGGTGCTCGTGTACACGATATCAACAACAACTTAATGTACAGCCAAAACGTTAATTCTGAGTTAGTACAACCCGTGATTGATATTATTCGTCAAGATCCAGACATCATCATTCACATCTACCAAGATGACCAATGGTGGGTTAACCAAACCGATGAACACTTATTGTCTTTTAGTAAATCCTCTGGGTTTGCATTCCGCCTGTTTGATGACAAAGACGCACCGAAAAACGATATAGCGAAGGTCTTCTTTACTCATGAGAGCCATGAGCATCTAAGTGCCTTTGAAGATAAGCTAAACCAAGAGTTTGGCAATGAGCTAAATGTGGCTTTCTCAACACCTTGGTGTCTTGAAGTAATGCAAGGTGATGTGTCTAAAGGGCTAGCCCTACAAGCGGTAGCGGAAAGTTTGGGGAAAGATCTCTCTAACTGTATTGCGTTTGGCGATGGTATGAATGACGCCGAAATGCTGGCGATGGCAGGCATGGGTAAAGTCATGCAAACCGCACACCCTAAGGTAAAAGCGGCGCTACCAAACAATGAAGTGATTGGCAGCAACGAAGATGACGCTGTGGCTCACTATCTTCTTGAACACCTGTTAAGATAA
- the xerC gene encoding tyrosine recombinase XerC, which translates to MSHHIPNTYQTWIDAFISYLNSEKGMSEHTQSNYQNQLTIIASQLVSFGVQSWQQLDIAWVRQIAAKGSREGLKPNSLATRLSCLRSFLDYLVLKGELSANPAKGVSTPRNHKRLPKNLDVDEAGQLLDINMDDPLAIRDRAIMELMYGTGMRLSELIQLNVKSVQGDRGEIRVIGKGDKERIVPFSGEAKRWILHWLKVRPLLLKEEQEALFISKRGTRISHRNVQKRMSEWGIKQGVTSHITPHKLRHSFATHILESSGNLRAVQEMLGHESLSTTQVYTHLDFQHLAQAYDKAHPRAKKKPES; encoded by the coding sequence ATGTCCCACCACATTCCTAATACCTATCAAACTTGGATCGATGCGTTCATTTCTTATCTTAATAGCGAAAAAGGAATGAGCGAACACACCCAGAGTAACTACCAAAATCAGCTGACTATTATCGCCTCACAACTGGTGAGCTTTGGTGTGCAAAGTTGGCAACAACTGGATATTGCTTGGGTGAGACAAATTGCGGCCAAAGGCTCCAGAGAAGGCCTAAAACCCAATAGCTTAGCCACTCGATTGTCCTGCTTGCGCAGCTTTTTAGATTATCTAGTGCTAAAAGGTGAACTATCAGCAAACCCCGCTAAAGGGGTCAGTACACCAAGAAACCATAAGCGACTGCCAAAAAACCTTGATGTTGATGAAGCAGGACAACTGCTAGACATCAACATGGATGATCCATTAGCCATTCGTGATAGAGCGATTATGGAGCTTATGTATGGCACAGGGATGCGTCTTTCTGAACTGATCCAACTGAACGTGAAAAGCGTGCAGGGTGATCGCGGAGAAATTCGTGTGATTGGTAAGGGCGATAAAGAACGAATCGTCCCTTTTAGTGGTGAAGCGAAACGTTGGATACTGCACTGGTTAAAAGTGCGTCCGCTGCTATTGAAAGAAGAGCAAGAGGCGCTATTTATTTCCAAACGAGGCACTCGGATCTCGCATCGAAATGTGCAAAAGCGTATGTCTGAATGGGGCATTAAGCAGGGTGTGACTAGCCATATTACCCCGCACAAACTGAGACACTCCTTTGCTACCCATATTTTGGAATCTAGCGGCAACTTGCGTGCGGTACAAGAGATGTTAGGACATGAAAGCCTATCAACTACGCAAGTCTATACACACTTAGACTTTCAGCATTTAGCGCAAGCCTATGATAAAGCTCACCCTAGAGCGAAGAAGAAACCGGAGTCGTAA